One segment of Pleomorphomonas sp. PLEO DNA contains the following:
- a CDS encoding NUDIX domain-containing protein has protein sequence MADPITDNRLPPVSVKERRVVYDGWLTLEVAVLETTVHGEPRLVRREVHDHGDGAAVLIYDSAHRTAILVRQVRAAALLADGHGITLEAIAGIVDDGEDGETAVRREAWEEAGCVVGKLEFLGRPYASPGSLTERVWLYLGEIDAAAPRGKGGGLADENEEIEVVELPLSVLADLADGGDALDLKTRLLVEALRRRRPELFA, from the coding sequence ATGGCGGACCCAATTACCGATAACCGCTTGCCTCCCGTATCGGTCAAAGAACGCCGGGTCGTCTATGATGGCTGGTTGACTTTGGAAGTCGCGGTTCTCGAGACGACTGTTCACGGCGAGCCCCGATTGGTGCGGCGCGAGGTGCACGATCATGGCGATGGCGCCGCGGTCCTGATCTACGATTCAGCCCACCGCACGGCTATTCTGGTGCGCCAGGTGCGTGCCGCGGCACTGCTGGCTGACGGCCACGGCATCACCCTCGAGGCGATCGCCGGCATCGTCGACGATGGCGAGGATGGCGAGACGGCGGTGCGCCGCGAGGCTTGGGAAGAAGCGGGCTGTGTCGTCGGTAAGCTCGAATTCCTTGGTCGTCCCTATGCTTCGCCGGGCTCGCTCACGGAGCGAGTCTGGCTCTATCTGGGCGAGATCGACGCGGCCGCGCCGCGTGGCAAAGGCGGCGGCCTCGCCGATGAGAATGAAGAGATCGAGGTGGTCGAGCTGCCGTTGTCGGTGCTGGCCGATCTCGCCGACGGCGGCGATGCGCTTGATCTCAAGACGCGGCTGCTGGTCGAGGCATTGCGTCGGCGCCGGCCCGAACTCTTCGCCTGA
- a CDS encoding substrate-binding domain-containing protein translates to MRRVLPAIALGLLCQAAMASPVIGVSWPGDTAHLWKADSETIRKAVSVDSGAVIETDARLSAAKQILDVKSLIDAHVDVLIVAAVDPRALESTIRAAVAAGIPVIGYDRPISLDGVISIGFNQIDVGRLQALALYAARPRGEWVLLKGDFDDPQTARLYAGQIGVLKDSINAGLIRIAGEAYTPGGLSLNARRAFGNILDNTRNAVDAVLTPDDASAGEAISVLEARGLANKVAVVGQGGDPATLNRIARGLQAATIWEDHVALAQKAGEVALKLAEGRSPRELGVAKPTDDEQGTTYELYLQPFTITADALGLALTTHWIDIPRLCQDVPVGHIADCP, encoded by the coding sequence ATGCGGAGGGTGCTTCCCGCCATTGCTCTTGGGCTACTCTGTCAGGCGGCGATGGCGTCGCCGGTGATTGGCGTCAGTTGGCCGGGCGATACCGCACATCTGTGGAAGGCCGATTCGGAAACCATCCGCAAGGCGGTGTCGGTCGACTCGGGCGCGGTGATTGAAACCGATGCTCGGCTGTCAGCCGCCAAACAGATCCTCGATGTCAAAAGTCTCATCGATGCGCACGTCGACGTTTTGATCGTCGCCGCCGTCGACCCGAGGGCACTGGAATCGACAATCCGAGCGGCTGTCGCGGCTGGCATTCCGGTCATCGGTTACGATCGCCCCATTAGTCTCGACGGTGTGATCTCGATAGGCTTCAACCAGATCGACGTCGGGCGGTTGCAAGCGCTGGCTCTTTACGCAGCGCGGCCGCGCGGTGAATGGGTCCTGCTCAAAGGCGATTTCGACGATCCTCAGACGGCACGCCTCTACGCCGGCCAGATCGGCGTCTTGAAGGACTCCATCAACGCCGGGCTGATCCGGATCGCCGGCGAAGCTTACACACCCGGCGGCTTGTCGCTCAACGCGCGAAGGGCCTTCGGCAATATTCTCGACAATACCCGCAACGCCGTCGATGCCGTGCTAACGCCGGATGACGCCAGTGCCGGCGAGGCCATTTCGGTGTTGGAAGCACGGGGCCTTGCCAACAAGGTCGCCGTCGTTGGCCAGGGCGGCGACCCAGCAACTCTCAACCGCATCGCGCGAGGATTGCAGGCGGCGACTATTTGGGAAGATCACGTTGCATTGGCTCAAAAGGCCGGAGAAGTCGCCTTGAAGCTGGCCGAAGGCCGTTCGCCGCGCGAACTCGGGGTCGCCAAACCGACCGATGACGAACAAGGAACGACTTACGAACTCTATCTCCAACCCTTCACCATCACCGCCGATGCGCTGGGCCTTGCTCTGACGACCCACTGGATCGATATCCCACGCCTCTGTCAGGACGTGCCTGTCGGCCATATCGCCGACTGTCCCTGA
- a CDS encoding efflux RND transporter permease subunit, with amino-acid sequence MSGRSHALTALFVRRPVLALVVNALIVVAGLAAYRNVEVRELPDVDRPVVTVTVGYDGASPETIDTDITARVESAVSRVAGVTSISGRSSFGRSRVTIEFSESTDLNVAANDTRDVVSRIRNQLPDRVDEPQIVKADADGDAIIRLAVTSDRVSLEDLTSLVNDRIADTLAAVNGVADVQVFGDQKPVFRVDVDQTALAARGLTVADLTQTLSTVSMDSPAGSLANRNLSLVVRADARVTDVAGMARLLIDTHTRLGDVATVTLAPDTGTSQLKINGKTGIGMGIVRAARSNSIQISTDIARVVASLKPTLPDSVELAITSDEARFINGALHEVILALGLGVLIVVAVIYLFLANWRATLIPAITIPVSLIGTLAAMWLTGFSINIVTLLALVLATGLVVDDAIVVLENIVRRRHMGMRPRAAAVLGTHEVFFAVLATTVTLAAVFVPISFLPGTAGSLFREFGFVLAIAVTISGFTALTFAPMLAATILPAEEEQKRAIMPRLLGAIGRPLASLYGRLLDAALAAPLVVVALSLAFAAVAWGVFQSLPSELTPREDRGTVMLMITAPPGISIDNMGRQMDKVAAVVQPYLDSGEATAGFAIAGRGGEANSGFMMVTLAPWEERSRGQAAITAEINSKLAAIPSIQARAGGSNSLGIRGGGQGLRLSLVGPDFEGLSKVGDIFIKALESRPEVSDASLDYQPTQPQLSVHIDRDRAQDLGIPVAGFAQALQAVLDGREVAEVSLGDRIIPIKLMSTATPIDDPTDLGNVFVRTADKRMVPMSAIATLVEGSTAPGLSRDGQQRAVPISIDPAPGVALRQTMAVAEEVAASVLPAGYGIKQAGEAAALAQTSAGLTTTFGFALIVVLLVLAAQFESFVAAVIIIATVPFGLAAAVFAIRFTGGTLNIYSQIGLVMVVGIMAKNGILIVEFANQLRDDGRSVREAIEAAARIRLRPVVMTMIATIVGAVPLVLAFGAGAEARVALGWVLVGGLGFATIFTLFLTPVAYLMLAGFAKPRGHVERLLSGELTAAEAIGLTEATTSRPEPKLAAE; translated from the coding sequence ATGAGTGGTCGCAGCCATGCCCTTACTGCTCTGTTCGTCCGCCGGCCGGTGTTGGCGCTGGTGGTCAACGCGCTGATCGTCGTCGCGGGCCTCGCCGCTTATCGCAATGTGGAAGTGCGCGAGCTCCCGGACGTTGACCGCCCCGTGGTAACAGTGACCGTCGGCTATGATGGCGCCTCGCCGGAGACCATCGACACCGACATTACGGCCCGCGTCGAGTCGGCCGTATCGCGCGTTGCCGGCGTCACGTCGATCTCGGGCCGATCAAGCTTCGGGCGATCGCGCGTCACCATTGAATTCTCCGAGAGCACCGACCTCAACGTCGCCGCCAATGACACCCGCGACGTGGTCAGCCGCATTCGCAATCAATTGCCCGACCGCGTCGACGAACCACAAATCGTCAAGGCCGACGCCGATGGCGATGCCATCATCCGCCTCGCCGTCACCTCCGATCGCGTATCGCTCGAAGATCTGACTAGCCTCGTCAACGACCGCATCGCCGACACGCTCGCCGCGGTCAACGGTGTCGCCGACGTGCAGGTGTTTGGCGACCAGAAACCGGTGTTCCGGGTCGACGTCGACCAGACGGCGCTGGCGGCGCGTGGCCTTACCGTCGCCGATCTCACCCAGACGCTATCGACCGTGTCGATGGACAGCCCGGCCGGCTCGCTCGCCAATCGTAATCTCAGCCTGGTGGTAAGGGCCGACGCACGCGTTACCGACGTAGCCGGAATGGCCCGCCTGCTGATCGATACCCACACGCGGCTCGGCGACGTTGCGACCGTGACACTCGCTCCCGATACCGGGACCTCTCAGCTCAAGATAAACGGCAAGACCGGCATCGGCATGGGCATTGTCCGCGCCGCTCGCTCCAACTCGATCCAGATCTCGACCGATATTGCCCGTGTGGTTGCAAGCCTGAAGCCGACATTGCCAGACAGTGTCGAGCTAGCAATTACCTCCGACGAGGCGCGCTTTATCAATGGCGCCCTGCACGAAGTGATCCTGGCACTCGGCCTCGGCGTCCTCATCGTCGTTGCCGTCATCTATCTCTTCCTGGCCAACTGGCGGGCAACGCTGATCCCGGCCATTACCATCCCGGTGTCTCTGATCGGCACCCTGGCAGCCATGTGGCTGACGGGCTTCTCGATCAACATCGTCACCTTATTGGCGCTGGTGCTCGCCACCGGTCTCGTGGTCGACGACGCCATCGTGGTGCTTGAGAATATCGTCCGGCGACGGCACATGGGCATGCGGCCGCGCGCCGCGGCGGTGCTCGGCACTCACGAAGTGTTCTTTGCCGTGCTGGCCACGACGGTGACGCTCGCCGCCGTGTTCGTGCCGATCTCCTTCCTGCCCGGCACCGCGGGCAGCCTGTTCCGAGAATTCGGTTTCGTGCTGGCCATCGCCGTGACCATCTCCGGGTTCACGGCGCTGACCTTTGCGCCCATGCTCGCCGCGACCATTCTACCGGCCGAGGAAGAACAGAAGCGAGCGATCATGCCGCGTCTGCTCGGCGCCATCGGCCGACCACTCGCTTCGCTGTATGGCCGCTTGCTCGATGCCGCGCTCGCCGCGCCGCTGGTGGTCGTCGCGCTATCTCTGGCCTTCGCCGCCGTCGCCTGGGGCGTCTTCCAGAGTTTGCCGAGCGAGCTGACGCCGCGCGAGGACCGGGGCACGGTGATGCTGATGATTACCGCGCCTCCGGGTATTTCCATCGACAATATGGGGCGGCAGATGGACAAGGTAGCCGCCGTGGTCCAGCCTTATCTCGACAGCGGCGAGGCGACAGCCGGCTTTGCCATCGCCGGACGTGGCGGCGAGGCCAATTCCGGCTTCATGATGGTGACGCTCGCCCCTTGGGAAGAGCGATCGCGCGGGCAAGCCGCGATCACCGCCGAGATCAACAGCAAGCTCGCCGCCATTCCCTCGATCCAGGCACGGGCAGGCGGCTCCAATTCGCTCGGCATTCGTGGCGGCGGCCAAGGCCTTCGCCTGTCCCTGGTCGGGCCCGATTTCGAGGGGCTTTCCAAGGTTGGCGACATCTTCATCAAGGCGCTGGAATCCCGGCCGGAGGTGAGCGACGCCAGTCTCGACTACCAACCGACACAGCCGCAGCTCTCCGTCCATATCGACCGGGACCGGGCACAGGACCTCGGCATCCCGGTAGCTGGCTTCGCGCAGGCACTGCAGGCAGTTCTCGATGGCCGGGAGGTCGCCGAAGTGTCGCTGGGCGACCGGATCATTCCGATCAAACTGATGTCTACCGCCACCCCGATCGACGACCCGACCGACCTTGGCAACGTCTTCGTACGCACCGCCGACAAGCGAATGGTGCCAATGAGCGCCATCGCCACGCTTGTCGAAGGATCGACGGCACCCGGCCTGTCGCGCGACGGCCAGCAGCGGGCAGTGCCTATCTCCATCGATCCCGCGCCCGGCGTAGCCCTCAGGCAGACAATGGCCGTGGCCGAGGAGGTGGCGGCCTCTGTGCTGCCGGCTGGCTATGGCATCAAGCAGGCTGGCGAGGCGGCGGCACTTGCCCAAACCTCGGCGGGCCTTACAACGACTTTCGGCTTCGCGCTGATCGTGGTGCTCTTGGTGCTCGCCGCTCAGTTCGAGAGCTTCGTGGCGGCGGTGATCATCATCGCCACCGTGCCCTTCGGCCTCGCCGCTGCCGTGTTCGCTATCCGCTTCACCGGCGGCACGCTCAACATCTACAGCCAGATAGGCCTCGTCATGGTGGTCGGCATCATGGCCAAGAATGGCATCCTGATCGTCGAGTTCGCCAATCAGTTGCGTGACGACGGCCGGAGCGTGCGCGAGGCGATCGAGGCGGCCGCCCGCATTCGCCTGAGACCGGTGGTGATGACCATGATTGCCACCATCGTCGGCGCGGTGCCGCTGGTGCTGGCCTTCGGCGCCGGAGCGGAGGCGCGTGTCGCCCTCGGCTGGGTGCTGGTGGGCGGCTTGGGATTTGCGACGATCTTCACCCTGTTCCTGACACCGGTTGCCTACCTGATGCTCGCCGGCTTCGCCAAGCCGCGCGGTCACGTCGAGCGCCTTCTGTCGGGCGAACTCACCGCCGCCGAAGCGATTGGTCTCACCGAAGCCACGACGTCCCGCCCGGAGCCAAAGCTCGCAGCCGAATAG
- the mmsA gene encoding multiple monosaccharide ABC transporter ATP-binding protein, with the protein MRNITKTFPGVRALSDVSFSVEEGEIHALCGENGAGKSTLMKVLSGVYPHGTYDGEIYYNGELKKFGSIKDTEEEGIIIIHQELALIPLLSIAENIFLGNEVAKGGVIDWAEATRRTSELLAKVGLKENPSTLITHIGVGKQQLVEIAKALSKKVKLLILDEPTASLNESDSNALLELLLEFKKQGLTSIIISHKLNEISRVADKITVLRDGATVETLDCHAEKISEARIIRGMVGRELSDRFPKRVPKIGETIFEVRNWTAYHPLHADRKISNAINLNVKRGEVVGIAGLMGAGRTEFAMSVFGRAYGRNISGEVLIKGEPADVSTVERAIKSGLAYVTEDRKQLGLVLINNVMHNTTLANHKGISKNFVINEHVERKAANEYRQKLRIRTPSIYQDVVNLSGGNQQKVVLAKWLFTNPDVLILDEPTRGIDVGAKYEIYTIVNDLVAAGKAVIFISSEMPELLGTCDRIYVMNEGAIVAEMPVAEASQENIMGAIMRSGEKV; encoded by the coding sequence ATGCGCAACATCACCAAGACGTTTCCAGGCGTCCGGGCGTTGAGCGACGTCAGCTTTTCGGTAGAGGAAGGCGAAATCCACGCGCTCTGCGGTGAAAACGGCGCCGGCAAGTCGACGCTGATGAAGGTGCTGAGCGGCGTCTATCCCCATGGCACCTACGACGGCGAGATCTACTACAACGGCGAGCTCAAAAAGTTCGGCTCGATCAAGGATACCGAGGAAGAAGGTATCATCATCATCCACCAGGAACTCGCGCTGATCCCGTTGCTGTCGATCGCCGAGAACATCTTCCTGGGCAACGAGGTCGCCAAGGGCGGCGTCATCGACTGGGCCGAAGCAACGCGCCGGACATCGGAGCTTCTGGCCAAGGTCGGCCTCAAGGAAAACCCCTCGACGCTGATCACCCACATCGGCGTCGGCAAGCAGCAGCTGGTGGAGATCGCCAAGGCGCTGTCCAAGAAGGTCAAGCTGCTCATCCTCGACGAGCCCACCGCCTCGCTCAACGAGAGCGATTCCAATGCGCTGCTCGAGCTGCTTCTCGAATTCAAGAAGCAGGGGCTGACCTCGATCATCATCTCGCACAAGCTCAACGAGATCTCCCGCGTCGCCGACAAGATCACCGTGTTGCGCGACGGCGCCACGGTCGAGACGCTGGACTGCCACGCCGAGAAGATCTCCGAGGCGCGCATCATCCGCGGCATGGTCGGTCGCGAACTCTCCGACCGCTTCCCCAAGCGCGTACCGAAGATCGGCGAGACCATCTTCGAGGTGCGCAACTGGACGGCCTACCATCCGCTTCACGCCGACCGGAAGATTTCCAACGCCATCAACCTCAACGTCAAGCGCGGTGAGGTGGTAGGCATCGCCGGCCTGATGGGCGCCGGCCGTACCGAATTCGCCATGAGCGTGTTCGGCCGCGCCTACGGCCGGAATATCTCCGGCGAGGTGCTGATCAAGGGCGAGCCGGCCGACGTCTCCACTGTCGAGCGGGCGATCAAGTCGGGCCTCGCCTACGTCACTGAGGATCGCAAGCAGCTCGGCTTGGTGCTGATCAACAATGTGATGCACAACACCACGCTGGCCAACCACAAGGGCATCTCGAAGAACTTCGTCATCAACGAGCATGTCGAGCGCAAGGCGGCCAACGAATATCGCCAGAAGCTCAGGATCCGCACGCCCAGCATCTATCAGGACGTCGTCAACCTGTCGGGCGGCAACCAGCAGAAGGTCGTCCTGGCCAAGTGGCTGTTCACCAACCCGGACGTGCTGATCCTTGACGAGCCGACGCGCGGCATCGACGTCGGCGCCAAATACGAGATCTACACCATCGTCAACGACCTCGTTGCCGCCGGCAAGGCGGTCATCTTCATCTCCTCGGAAATGCCGGAACTGCTCGGCACCTGCGACCGCATCTACGTCATGAACGAAGGCGCGATCGTCGCCGAAATGCCCGTTGCCGAGGCCAGCCAGGAAAACATCATGGGCGCCATCATGCGCTCGGGGGAGAAGGTTTGA
- the glmU gene encoding bifunctional UDP-N-acetylglucosamine diphosphorylase/glucosamine-1-phosphate N-acetyltransferase GlmU encodes MNHPSCLAVVLAAGEGTRMKSDLPKVLHTVGGRSLIDAVLENARAGGAGRLAVVIGAGADKVRAHLVKTAADAQIFEQRERLGTAHAALAAREALADHMGPVLVLFGDTPLVRPATIAALIERLSAGADIALLGFTTDTPTGYGRLIVEDNRLVAIVEEKDADPATKAIRLCNSGIMAFRPGLLPELLDAIGNANSKGEYYLTDAVAVGTARGLRAEAVIGHDESEFVGINDRAQLAAAEAIFQQRARTEAMAAGVTLVAPDTVFFSFDTRLGRDVVVEPNVVFAPGVEVASGTLIRAFSHLEGAKVASGAVVGPYARLRPGADLAENVHVGNFVEIKNARVDQGAKVNHLTYIGDAEIGARTNVGAGTITCNYDGVFKHKTVIGADVFVGSNTVMVAPVTIGDNALTAAGSVITADVPDGAMAFGRARQEVREGMGAAKKAALAAKKAAAKSTG; translated from the coding sequence ATGAACCATCCGTCCTGTCTCGCCGTCGTCCTCGCGGCCGGGGAAGGCACGCGTATGAAATCCGATCTACCGAAGGTGCTGCACACGGTCGGTGGCCGGTCCCTCATAGACGCCGTTCTGGAAAATGCCCGCGCCGGCGGAGCGGGGCGACTGGCCGTTGTGATCGGAGCCGGCGCCGACAAGGTTCGCGCCCATCTGGTAAAAACCGCCGCCGATGCCCAGATCTTCGAGCAGCGCGAACGGCTCGGCACAGCCCACGCGGCGCTGGCGGCCCGGGAGGCGCTTGCCGATCACATGGGACCGGTCTTGGTGCTGTTCGGCGATACTCCGCTCGTCCGGCCCGCGACCATTGCCGCCCTCATTGAACGGCTTTCGGCCGGTGCCGACATTGCCCTGCTCGGCTTTACGACAGATACGCCGACCGGTTACGGGAGGCTGATCGTCGAAGACAATCGGCTCGTCGCGATTGTCGAGGAAAAGGATGCCGATCCGGCAACGAAGGCGATCCGTCTGTGCAATTCGGGCATCATGGCGTTCAGGCCTGGGTTGTTACCGGAGTTGCTCGACGCGATCGGCAACGCCAACTCCAAGGGCGAATATTATCTGACCGACGCCGTCGCCGTTGGAACGGCGCGTGGCCTCCGCGCCGAGGCGGTTATCGGTCATGACGAAAGCGAATTCGTGGGCATCAACGACCGTGCCCAGTTGGCCGCCGCGGAGGCGATCTTCCAGCAGCGGGCACGCACGGAGGCCATGGCGGCTGGCGTGACGCTGGTCGCGCCGGACACTGTATTTTTCTCCTTTGACACCCGCCTCGGCCGCGACGTTGTCGTTGAGCCCAATGTCGTGTTCGCCCCAGGGGTTGAAGTGGCCTCGGGCACGCTAATCCGCGCCTTCAGTCATCTCGAAGGCGCCAAAGTTGCGAGCGGCGCGGTGGTCGGTCCTTACGCGCGCCTCAGGCCGGGGGCCGATCTGGCCGAGAATGTCCACGTTGGCAATTTCGTCGAGATCAAGAACGCACGCGTCGATCAAGGCGCCAAGGTCAACCACCTCACCTATATCGGCGACGCAGAGATCGGTGCTCGGACCAACGTTGGCGCCGGCACCATCACTTGCAACTATGACGGCGTCTTCAAGCACAAGACGGTCATCGGCGCCGACGTCTTTGTCGGCTCCAACACTGTCATGGTGGCGCCGGTCACGATCGGTGACAACGCTTTGACCGCCGCGGGATCGGTGATCACAGCCGATGTACCCGACGGCGCCATGGCCTTCGGCCGCGCGCGGCAGGAGGTGAGGGAAGGCATGGGCGCGGCGAAGAAGGCAGCACTTGCTGCCAAAAAGGCCGCCGCGAAGTCCACTGGCTGA
- a CDS encoding ROK family protein encodes MTVRGDGSRRVPVGKADSDHVRRQNRSLVLSALRRREPIARVDLGTETRLSPATITAITADLIAEGLVEARDDEAEGIEAQAEPARRGRPRVMLRLDPTAGYVLAAKISRDSVVLQLADFDGRTIDHKEVIVPTYEETRDSFPVKLANLLGGIVAENGIDFRQVAEIAIGAQGFVDTNTGSVMWSPAFRVRDMRLVEPLRVLTGHNCILSNDANMIAQALHEANPDVYSGTFAVIFVDQGVGAGLFVGDRLHHGAAGSAAEFGHMNHLPNGALCQCGRRGCLEAYIADYAIHRQALGLPEDAPPLSVRPTQGELIAHEAAAYAGDEATLAIYHQAGEALGYGLARLMALINPSRIVLTGGSVRAYPLFEPGLKAAIEAALVEDLSRSTVIETLPWQTDMIMTGLISYMLTRLDREVFANPAEARRFRIS; translated from the coding sequence ATGACCGTGCGTGGAGATGGATCGCGGCGCGTTCCGGTTGGTAAGGCTGACAGCGATCACGTCCGGCGGCAGAATCGTTCACTGGTGTTATCGGCGCTCCGGCGGCGGGAGCCGATCGCCCGTGTCGACCTCGGTACCGAGACGCGCCTCTCGCCGGCGACGATTACCGCCATCACGGCTGATCTGATCGCCGAGGGATTGGTCGAAGCGCGCGACGACGAAGCGGAGGGCATTGAGGCGCAGGCCGAACCGGCGCGGCGTGGTCGGCCCCGGGTCATGCTGCGCCTCGATCCGACGGCCGGCTATGTGCTGGCGGCCAAGATCTCGCGCGACAGCGTCGTCCTGCAGCTTGCCGATTTCGACGGACGGACCATTGACCACAAGGAGGTCATCGTACCGACCTATGAGGAGACGCGCGATAGCTTCCCTGTAAAGCTCGCCAATCTCCTCGGCGGTATCGTCGCCGAAAACGGCATCGATTTCCGCCAAGTGGCCGAGATCGCCATCGGCGCGCAGGGCTTCGTCGATACCAACACCGGTTCGGTTATGTGGTCGCCGGCCTTCAGGGTCCGCGACATGCGCCTCGTCGAGCCGCTCAGAGTTCTGACCGGCCACAATTGCATCCTCTCCAACGACGCCAACATGATTGCCCAGGCTCTGCACGAGGCGAACCCGGACGTCTACAGCGGCACTTTCGCGGTGATCTTTGTCGACCAGGGCGTTGGAGCGGGACTGTTCGTCGGCGACCGCCTTCACCACGGTGCCGCTGGCTCGGCGGCTGAATTCGGCCACATGAACCATCTGCCCAACGGCGCTCTTTGCCAATGTGGCCGGCGGGGGTGCCTCGAGGCCTATATCGCCGACTACGCCATCCACCGCCAGGCGCTCGGCTTGCCGGAAGACGCGCCGCCACTCAGCGTGCGGCCGACCCAAGGCGAGCTGATCGCTCACGAGGCGGCCGCCTATGCCGGAGACGAAGCGACGCTCGCAATCTACCATCAGGCAGGAGAAGCCCTGGGGTATGGACTTGCGCGGCTTATGGCCCTGATCAACCCCAGCCGGATCGTGTTGACGGGTGGCTCGGTGCGCGCCTATCCGCTGTTCGAGCCCGGACTGAAGGCGGCGATCGAGGCGGCGCTGGTCGAGGACCTGAGCCGATCAACGGTGATCGAGACGCTTCCTTGGCAAACCGATATGATCATGACCGGTCTTATCTCGTACATGCTGACGCGCCTGGATCGCGAGGTTTTCGCCAACCCGGCCGAGGCCCGGCGGTTCCGCATCAGCTGA
- the chvE gene encoding multiple monosaccharide ABC transporter substrate-binding protein, with protein MATASYAADKGKVGIAMPTQSSSRWISDGHSMVEQFKAAGFETDLQYAEDDIPNQLNQIENMVTKGVNVLVVASIDGTTLTDILAKAHEAGVKVFAYDRLIRNSPNVDYYSTFDNFQVGVLQASSLETPLGLKDGKGPFNVELFAGSPDDNNATFFFNGAMSVLKPYIDSGKVVVQSGQTGFAQVATMRWDGATAQARMDNILSANYTDKHVDAVLSPYDGISIGIISSLKGVGYGTEGTPMPYVSGQDAELPSVKAIVAGEQYSTIFKDTRELAKQTVKMVSQALEGKEVEVNDTKTYDNGVKVVPSFLLKPVLVTKDNYMDVVIKSGYYKEDQLK; from the coding sequence ATGGCTACCGCGTCTTACGCCGCCGACAAGGGCAAGGTTGGCATTGCCATGCCGACGCAGTCCTCGTCGCGTTGGATTTCCGACGGCCACAGCATGGTCGAGCAGTTCAAGGCCGCTGGCTTCGAGACCGACCTTCAGTACGCTGAAGACGATATCCCGAACCAGTTGAACCAGATCGAGAACATGGTGACCAAGGGCGTCAACGTCCTCGTTGTCGCCTCGATCGACGGCACGACGCTGACCGACATCCTCGCCAAGGCCCATGAAGCCGGCGTCAAGGTGTTCGCCTATGACCGCCTGATCCGCAACTCGCCGAACGTCGACTACTATTCGACCTTCGACAACTTCCAGGTTGGCGTGCTCCAGGCTTCGTCGCTTGAGACCCCGCTCGGCCTGAAGGACGGCAAGGGCCCGTTCAACGTCGAACTGTTCGCCGGCTCGCCCGACGACAACAACGCCACCTTCTTCTTCAATGGCGCCATGAGCGTCCTGAAGCCCTACATCGACAGCGGCAAGGTCGTTGTCCAGTCGGGCCAGACGGGCTTCGCTCAGGTTGCCACGATGCGTTGGGATGGCGCTACTGCCCAGGCCCGCATGGACAACATCCTGTCGGCCAATTACACCGACAAGCATGTCGACGCCGTGCTGTCGCCTTATGACGGCATCTCGATCGGTATCATCTCGTCGCTCAAGGGCGTCGGTTATGGCACCGAAGGCACGCCGATGCCGTATGTCTCCGGCCAGGACGCCGAGCTGCCGTCCGTCAAGGCGATTGTCGCCGGCGAGCAGTATTCGACGATCTTCAAGGACACCCGCGAGCTCGCCAAGCAGACTGTGAAGATGGTCTCGCAGGCTCTCGAGGGCAAGGAAGTGGAAGTCAACGACACCAAGACCTACGACAACGGCGTGAAGGTTGTTCCGTCCTTCCTGCTGAAGCCGGTCCTGGTGACAAAGGACAACTACATGGACGTAGTGATCAAGTCTGGTTACTACAAGGAAGATCAGCTGAAGTAA